The segment ATAAAATGCGGTTTTATACCACATCCTACCATAGAGATGGCAGGGGCTAGTCCTGATGGCTTGATTGGAGAAGACGGTTTAGTTGAAGTCAAATGTCCACAGTCAACAACGCATCTTCGTTTTTTTATGTATGACGAGATTAAACCTGAATACATAGCGCAGATGCAATTCCAAATGGCTTGTACAGGGCGCAAATGGTGTCATTTCATTAGCTATAATCCACAATTTGTAGGCAGATCTACTGGTTTGAGAATGAAAGTCAAACGCATCCACCGTGATGATGAACAAATTGAACAGCTTACTAAAGCAGTCGAAGTCTTTTTAGCAGAAATAGAGCAAGACATGGAGCAGATCTTGACAAAAGCTGCTTAACCCTATGGGGGTGCTCTCTCCTCCCAGCACCCCCGCCCTCTCACAACAACTTTCAAGAAATGCGTGATTCACGCTACAGGGCAAATTGTACCTAAATTAAGGGGAATAAACATGGGACACCGTCCACCTACTATAACACAACCTGCTATTGCACGTGCTTTAAGAGAAGCCAAAAAACAAGGAGCAGAGGTCGTAGAAATCAAACCTACCGGTGAAGTACTTATTCATATCAATAAAATCACACCTCCAACAAACATGGATAATGCTTATAGCATTGATGATTTTCCTCCGCTTGAAAATGAAGAATCTAGTACTAAGAAAATTTGTCGTCCTGTCGACGATATAAAGTTTTAGCCATGCCAAAACGTCGTCCACCACATCTTGTTCGTGAACGAACGCGCCATGGGAAAATCATATGGTATGTTCGTATTGGTCACGGACCACGATTTCGCATTGAAGGAACCTACGGAACACAAGAGTTTGTTGACAATTATACAGTTGCTATTAAACAAGCGCAAAGTGGCTCATCAAAAAATACGAAACGCACCACACTTACAGAAGGCTCTTTTGATTGGCTGTTGCATCAATATTTACAAAGCATGCAATGGCATAATCAATCAGAATCAACCAAAAAAGTTAAATATCGAATCCTGAACAATGTTTCTAAACATATTGGCGACCGTGCTTATAAAAGTATAAAAAAACAACATATCCTTGATGCCGTAGACAGAAGACGAGAGACCCCAGCCGCGGCTAAGCATTTTTTAACGGCTCTAAATGGTCTTTTTAATTGGGCAGTTGATAATGCTCTTTTAAATATAAATCCTGCCTTGAGTGTTAAAGCACCAAAAGCTTTTAATACAGAGGGATTAGCGCCATGGTTAGAAGACGATATTGAGAAATACTATCATCGCTGGAAATTAGGAACGCATGAACGTGTTTGGATTGACGTTCTTCTGTACACCGGCTTGCGTCGTGGTGATGCTGTTCGCATTGGTTGGAAAGATGTTAAAGAGAATATCATTCACTTAAAAACAGAAAAGAGCCAATTTAAAACAGATGTTTTTCTACCCATTTTGCCTGAATTAGCAGAAACTCTTAAAATTGGTCCTATTGGAAATGAAACGTTCATTTGTAGAAAAAGCGGAAATAAG is part of the Bartonella machadoae genome and harbors:
- a CDS encoding lambda exonuclease family protein, whose amino-acid sequence is MDQRTAEWFQARLGKVTASNVYNILSRTAKGLPTSKYEDYKIKLMTERLTGEISQSYITPSMQWGIEHEEDALKEYEFIYDADVIKCGFIPHPTIEMAGASPDGLIGEDGLVEVKCPQSTTHLRFFMYDEIKPEYIAQMQFQMACTGRKWCHFISYNPQFVGRSTGLRMKVKRIHRDDEQIEQLTKAVEVFLAEIEQDMEQILTKAA
- a CDS encoding tyrosine-type recombinase/integrase, giving the protein MPKRRPPHLVRERTRHGKIIWYVRIGHGPRFRIEGTYGTQEFVDNYTVAIKQAQSGSSKNTKRTTLTEGSFDWLLHQYLQSMQWHNQSESTKKVKYRILNNVSKHIGDRAYKSIKKQHILDAVDRRRETPAAAKHFLTALNGLFNWAVDNALLNINPALSVKAPKAFNTEGLAPWLEDDIEKYYHRWKLGTHERVWIDVLLYTGLRRGDAVRIGWKDVKENIIHLKTEKSQFKTDVFLPILPELAETLKIGPIGNETFICRKSGNKLVKESFGNLFREACNAAGIKKSAHGLRKLAATRAANAGATVSQMKALFGWTEDKMASLYTKTADRKRLAIEAIKKLQKGSG